The genomic region GGCATAGACGCTGGCCGTGGAGACCGCACCATCCCTGTTACCCGTGAGGACAAGAGCAACTCAGGCTCCTCCTCCTAGACAGGCCGCACCCCACAGCCAGGTGGTGGTTTGGAGGTGTGAGTGGGGCTCACAGGGGGGTCTAGGCTTTAATTTCAGAGGGCATCTAAAGGTGGATTTAAGCAAAtcctttatttgtttgtcattAAACAAGCCCTTCCTCCCACTTCCACCTCAAAGGGTGTCAGTGTATATCTGATCTAATACCTTCTTTCATTAGACTACACTAGCTAAAAATCTCCATAATCCACTatgattgttttcatttttttcattatatgCTACTCACACAGGGAATGGATCAGGATGATTGGCTGGGGGTCTTAAAGAAAGAGGTGAAAAGATTTCTTCACTCAACCCTCTACCCTCCTCTCTAGTCAGATGTTAAGCGACAAGCAGTCATTGTCACACTGGCGATATATTACGAgagtaattattatttaaaagcaTAATCCTTTACTGTATAGGATCAATTGTAGAACTAAATACTCTGAGGAAGGTTAACAAGGGGAGGTGGAGAGCTTAGTTAAAATCACCCTGTTTGAAGATTTCTGATCCGAGAGATTCCATTACTGGCACCAGTCAGACCTCCGCTTCCTCTCTTTCCTGTGTCAAGACCTCTTTTCTAGATCTCTCTTGTCATTGACTCTTTCCTGTTTTGTAGGTTTTAGCCCTGTTCTACTGATTACAAACTCCcaagtgattaaaaaaataaagttgtacCATTAACCATTAGACATACcatgtttgtctttttttatgcTATATAATACAAGTCACACTATACATAAATAGTAAGTAAATGTCTAGCCTATGACTAGCCGATTTAGAATTATGTTATTGTGGAGAAGTTGAATGACgcataatatatgtaaataactTCAAATTCTTAATGAACTGGCGAGAACGGATCCAAAatgttctttctctttcttaaaCCCTTTGCCATCAGCTCTTTGTCATAAGAGCTACTGATTGATTTTCTATTGACTACTGGATTCCTTCAATTGGGACTAcagtaaaaatatgtttttagtgtaAAACTGTGTTGCCAGTAGACTAAGTCTTTAAATATAGAACATGCATGGTAACCTAGAAATGGTAACTAATGGTATCTAAAATAACTTGAGGATAATTTAGATACCACGGCAGGTTACCACTTTTTAATGAACTGGTAATATGCAGGCAAATAATGCAAgcatacttttttaaaaataagtgataaaacatttgaaaatgatctggtttggggaaaaaaatatgaagacATCACAGACAGATGTATAAGTAGACTCACAGCCCCATACATGAATTAGTATTCCactattaaaaacaataaatttcTGCATAATGAATGTCATGCTCTAACTAAATCACAGTATGAACCACAACTAAAGTAGTCTTCAATTATTAATACTTTTGAACAAATACAACAAGACCTCCATCATcgtaaaatgtttaattaatgtatatatatatatatatatatatatatatatatatatatatatatatatatatatatatatatatatatatatatatatacacatacatacatatcacTTTCTGGACATTAACTATGCAACTACaatcatgacaaaaatgataaaatgatcaTGCAATATGACGTCTCAATAAAACTATTCGCCTCTATACAAACACGCATCTAGCTAAACCAGATCTAGAGAGTTTATTAGTCAGGTCCTGTCGCTCTTAAGCACTGCTCCATTGTGGCAAATACTAAATTATACGTTATTAATGATTAAAATCAGGGTCACTTCACTGAGGGTGATCCTGAGGCAGAGACTGAGATTGTGAACTAATCTGCAGTCGAGTCTCTAGAAGCTTTGCGGCTGGTTCTACAATggaggaagaagaggagagagaaAATTGAGAATGCCGAGGGTTCTGCGAGCAGGCAGAGTGACTGATGGGATTTCTCTGATGCTGTGGGGGAAGAGGTGGAGTGAAAAATCTCTGTGAATCTaggcctgttttttttttcagttgaacaTAAGAAGTAGAGGCCACTGGGAGAAGCTGCTGCTGGCTCTGATGCCAGGGAAAGGGAACCATCCTAAAATACAAAGATACAGAGGTTATAGGTATTTGATTTCAGCTGTTTgaaatttacaaataaatttgtaatAGCTGAAAGTACACTTGAGAAAAAGTAATACACTTACTGAAAGGGTAGCtacttattacaaaaataatctactttaaaagaataaaaattagAATCCAATGCAATTAatcacttctctttttttacaAGTGTAAATcattaatcaattaattattttcaccttttattttctaaaacattCTCCTGGACACCATTGTGGAGCTTCACTCGAGAGCATGGAGGGCTTGCCAATGTACTACCGCTTTGGGGACTGTCATCTAGGATCCACATGTGTCGTACAGGCCCCTCAAGTTTATTCCAACTCTGGCCCTTAAtacagacattctttctcaaaTGTGTTGGGAAAGCCTTCACACCTTAataaaaagaggaaatattgttTAATTCATGTTGTTTACTTTTACAATGATAGAATTTGCTATGTGCACCTGACCTTGTATAAGAGAGGTATCTGAAGATCTCCTTCCCTCCTGAAAGCTGGGTAAGGGCAGACAACTCTGGTGCCCAAGGGTGGATGAGTGAGTGCTGGAATTCCCTACTAATATCTGTGAACATGGATATAATCCCTGAGTCATGCGGCCATTGGTGCCAGTGCCCATCTCTAATGGGGTGCAGAGGGCGGTGAAAGAAGAACTAGTAGAAGCAGAGGAAGAGGACCTGAGGCAGCAGTTTGAGGTGGCCCCATCTACATGATCTATGACTATACCTGAAGAAAAAGACAGGGAATACTAATAAAATAGAGCCAGACAAAATTTAATATCAATGTATCACAGTTTGTTTGGCCAGCATAAATGGACTAATCATAATGAATGAAATATCTATCCCTTACTTGGTAAGCAGGAAAAGTTCTGTGAGGCATCTGAGGGAGTGTGTCTCTGTGACTTTCTGGACCCCACAGAAGGATTGATCGTGGGTTGATtgtcctcctcctccttttttAGATCCCCAGGCTGTGACTCTTGATATCCTGTAGTCTCTAGCTGGCAGGTAGCAGAAGCTGAGCATGTGTACTCCAGTGTGCTAAGATCATCCTCCAGAGGCAACACTGCTGAAGGATTCTGCCCCGGTACTTTCAGCCACTCAGTTCCCAGTTTGTTTTGTTGCAGTGCTTGACGCTTCATCACTCTTTCTAACAGCAGGCAGTAGATAGCAGAAAAGTGGTTGAAGCTACTGTTCTGAAGAGACTGAATACAGAGGCATGTTTTAGTCAATAAAGTGATACACGGTAAGTACATTTACAAGCGTATACATATTATAATCAAGCTACTGTATATTGTCCAGCTACAGTCTTCATCTGTCTGTCCCAGTACAAATGACACAATAAATGTGTAACCCAATATTTGAAGGATTAAATACATGCATCGCGTCACATCTGTCTTCAGAGCAAATGCACAACGCCGAGGTATTTTAGTCCAATTAATGTTTATGCATGCAGGACAAAGCCAAGCTTATCAGGGTCTCTGAGTATGACTTCACAAAAAATCAGACTGGTACTAAAacattacatgatattttttacaaagacaaaatattgttttagtcAGACCGATATCGAAGTGCAGCCAGAAACATTAAGGAATTAgaattgttttaatggcatgtTAAACAGAATTTTCTGAAATTTTCAAGAGGATATTCCTCAGATCTTTCTGTACTTTTGTAAATAAGTCTGGGTTATCATTTAGACCAGGGCTGTGTCGAAAATCACCCTCTATACCCTTAAACAGGGCACTATTTTTAGGGGACAgtcatttgtagtggtgtccgaaaccatagctGATGTTATCgtgtgcactcattcaatcccataatgcaacaCAGTAACGGGTGTACAACTGATGTACACTCaacggctagagaatacccataatgcactaaTTAGcttcttcaggtgtgtttgattagggttggagctgaactctgctgGATGATGGGTGTATCTCAATCAGTACCCTAGTTCAGTAcacagggcactgatcagggagtctgCCATTGTATCGCAAAATCCTACCAGGgcatcgatgctcactatgTTTCCTTAACGGTAGTTCTGAAGCACAGAACATAAATCACATGAGCAAATTCACTGAACATAATAACATGTgatacatgtaaaaaaaaaaaaaacattatttaattatatttcagcataaacatatATCTCTCAGcaggtaatgaacataatctagctaacatttataatttatttatggcCGAAATTTTGCACGTATATGTAACAAGCTAAGTATttatcataatgtactttaaataacattaaaaaataatgtcaaaaagaTATCAGTTCTattgttgttcataaataccagtaaTGATGTTGTACAATGACGACACCGTCATGTCGCCGGAAACAGAGTCATCAGTGTCCCAATGTGTGGTGAGCCAGGGTCCTTACTGTCCTTACTAGTGCCTGAATTAATGTCcacaatatactgattcacgactgAGGAAGCTAGGGAGGTGATTGAGACACACGTGGTAACTCTCAAGGAGCAGGGTTGGAGACCCCTGATTTAGACTTAAAGGAATAGtcaattctgtcataatttactcaccctcatcatttcatttcaaacctgtataactttcttctgtgtaacataaaataaaattttgagaaatgtctcagtgtgTTTTTTTCACCATATAATGGAAGTAAATAGTACTTCCATTTGGTTACCAgcattcctcaaaatatcttcttttgtgttccacagaacatgagggtgagtaaatgatgatagaatgttctttttagggtgaactatccctttggcTTTTTCCCACACAGGCCTTGATCTCTGGACTCCTCACCTCTATTGTTCTCTTCCTGTCAATGCCCACTGTCTGCATAATACTCAGAACTGCTTCATTGTAAGTCCCTTGTTGGAGATGAGTCTCAAGGCAGGAAAAGGGAAAAGAGGAATGGCAGATAGCAGAGGGATCAGCCTGCATCCAACTATGCTGTTTGATTTGAGCCACACTGAATCTCTTGGCAGGGTCAACAGCCAACATCCTCCGTATAAGGCTTTCACAGTCTGTGGAACGACGGACAGCAAGGATTAAAGAAGGGCTAAAGACACCAGATTTCAGCACACCACACCATGAGAATAGTCCAACTAAAATACTGAAAATGAATACACAGGTAAGACGACCATGAGAATGGTGTTAGGAGGAACCTTTTATATTGAGGCATACCCTGTGACATGAAGAAGGGCACTCTGAAGCGTCCATCAGTGACTCTTCTTCTTAAGGCAAGGAGAGTGGTGCCATCAAAAGGTAGTGTGCCACAAACCAATACATACAACAATACTCCCAGACTCTAAGAAGCAGTAGGGAGACACAATTCAGATGTTTCCTTAATGTCAAAGAGGACATTCTGGAAATTTGAGGAGGGTCAGAAAAGTTATACAAAAGCTGATTATACAAAATCTTACCCAGATATCCAAGGGTGGTCCCTCATATTCCTTCCCCTCAAAGACTTCTGGGGCGGCATAGGGAGGACTCCCACACCAGGTAGACAAAGATTTACCAGGCAGATAGAAGTTCCCAAAACCAAAGTCTAAAGAAATACAAATAGATACAGTACATTTGCCTTTAGGTGTATCTAAATATGGGCACTTTAAGTAACaataaaggtgatgatacacgggacaactttttgagcaatgttgctgggcaGTGTTGCCGAACGATgatgcttgggcactttcccattgagaatttCGATCTAAAGTACtatccagatagaaatttgttgcccattctcaatgggaaagtgccaaAGCATCATTGCTCGGTGACACTGCCCGgaaacattgctcaaaaagttgcacCGTGGGCCGTATATCATCACCGTATGGTCTCTCACAACACTTTTCACGCTCTCATtagtgcagtggttctcaaacctggtTCGTTAAGTGATGTACTGATGCTAATGGCATTAGTGGTGCCCTTTGAACTAAATATGTACGCTCCTTTTGTATACTGAAATCTTACTTATGCGAGATGGGGGGTGAAGGAACGagattgagaaccactgcattaGTGTAATCTGTACATGACGCTAAACATTTTTGGGATAAATTGTCAGCCATAGTTTGCATTCCCAAAGACACAGTTAATTACttttttcacacattttgcatatttttgacaaaattacAGCTTTAATTTGGAAATGGCTGATATCTACTGTATTTTCATCACTTTCAACTCAAACATCTCAAACATGCTTTTCCATGATATGATTGTCTCCTTGGTTACCATATACACCAACATATGGTTATTGGCTGTAGTGAAAACGCCACAACTcattgaaaaaaagtttaaatttgtaatttttacaCCATAAATATGGATTCATTCACTTTTTGTTTATCatagtttttaaatgtaatcatATTTTGTATGACCTAAAACCTTACagtaaaagtaataataatgcCACTTGAggaatttacttttttttaaatgtgtgaaaatagagatacatttttttaaatagagaaAACAGaggctacatttttttttcttacctgCCAGTTTTATATTCATGTTACTGTCCAGGAGTAAATTTTCTGCTTTCAGGTCTCTGTGTACAATGTGATGCTTGTGACAATATTCTACAGCATCAAGGAGTTGCCAGAACTTACTACGAGCTTCTGCTTCACTTAGATGACCAATTGAGGTAAGATAATCTTTGAAAGAGAAAGATAATAGCAGTATAAGTTACCAGCATGAAAGGCAATGACATAAAGAGcctaaaaaatacagatttgtaggtaattttaagatattttctTTAAGCTCACCAAACATCTCTCCATTTTTTGCATACTCTGTCACAATATACAGCATGTCTTTGGTCTCCATAACCTACATGATACACACAAATTCTTCACACTAGTGACAAGCAACcataaaaaaagtcattaaatgcattttttatttgatatagatttttataaataaaatgatgaatcAAAATTAAAGGCAGATCTTGGAGTCATGCCACAATAGGCagtccacattttttttttttagaacatggctcattgtttttctttttctttctgtttttctttcttacaaTGTCATACATCTATATGGACTTGGAACaccaatattaaataattattgagAAAGCAGTTGTATCATGACCTTTCCATTGTGAGGTCATTATTTTCCCCCTTCCACATACTCCTGAGAGAGCAGTATAGAGGAAGTAGCAGCCATGGGAAAGTCATGGTGCATTAGAATAAACTCACTGTAAACTGGCTTTCAGCCAGCTTAGTGAAGTGAAAAGTCAAAGGTTATAGAGATATTAGCTGGTAGATATCAGCAGTTGAGATTTAggaaaatataacaaatatttaacTCTAATTTAACTGAAGTAAACATGGATTAATAAGGGTATAACCGACTAAGGTCTATCATTGTGTTGTAATCAACCCAATGACTGAAAAACACAAGCCTACCTGGTAAAGCTTGATTATGTATGGGTGCTTCAAAAGCTTCATAATCTGAACCTCCCGGTTAATCTTCTCTAAATCAGATTCATCCAGTCGAGTTTTATCAATGATTTTAATGGCAACCTGTTAAAGTACAACCAGAGAATACGTTTGTTTATTAAAGGAGGTTTCCAGAGGTAAATTTATTACACTTGTgataaaaataattgaaataaataaaaatgtattttagcataaaataaaattagcaataATCCCCCTTTTTAATTTATGCTaagtaatgtaattttacaggtGAAACGACTTTGTTGAACAATATCAAAAAACCACAACATACCTCTGTTTGGGTGACTTTGTGTCTAGCTAGTTTTACCACAGCAAAGTTTCCTTTGCCTAATGTCTTGATGATCTCGTAGAAACCCACTTGCAGTGGTCTCCCGGACTGCCTCGCTGCCTTTTCCTCCGACAAAATCACCATTGTGAT from Megalobrama amblycephala isolate DHTTF-2021 linkage group LG7, ASM1881202v1, whole genome shotgun sequence harbors:
- the LOC125272283 gene encoding serine/threonine-protein kinase SIK2-like, producing MVILSEEKAARQSGRPLQVGFYEIIKTLGKGNFAVVKLARHKVTQTEVAIKIIDKTRLDESDLEKINREVQIMKLLKHPYIIKLYQVMETKDMLYIVTEYAKNGEMFDYLTSIGHLSEAEARSKFWQLLDAVEYCHKHHIVHRDLKAENLLLDSNMNIKLADFGFGNFYLPGKSLSTWCGSPPYAAPEVFEGKEYEGPPLDIWSLGVLLYVLVCGTLPFDGTTLLALRRRVTDGRFRVPFFMSQDCESLIRRMLAVDPAKRFSVAQIKQHSWMQADPSAICHSSFPFSCLETHLQQGTYNEAVLSIMQTVGIDRKRTIESLQNSSFNHFSAIYCLLLERVMKRQALQQNKLGTEWLKVPGQNPSAVLPLEDDLSTLEYTCSASATCQLETTGYQESQPGDLKKEEEDNQPTINPSVGSRKSQRHTPSDASQNFSCLPSIVIDHVDGATSNCCLRSSSSASTSSSFTALCTPLEMGTGTNGRMTQGLYPCSQILVGNSSTHSSTLGHQSCLPLPSFQEGRRSSDTSLIQGVKAFPTHLRKNVCIKGQSWNKLEGPVRHMWILDDSPQSGSTLASPPCSRVKLHNGVQENVLENKRMVPFPWHQSQQQLLPVASTSYVQLKKKTGLDSQRFFTPPLPPQHQRNPISHSACSQNPRHSQFSLSSSSSIVEPAAKLLETRLQISSQSQSLPQDHPQ